The Bacillota bacterium genome has a window encoding:
- a CDS encoding tripartite tricarboxylate transporter TctB family protein yields MLIIELVVATVLAAANIYLGVVSVRMPLADRFWTGSGAFPLIVAVALTVCSLIWAAESALKLRRANIRDELDVFIRPFREGRVMCVRFLSIVVLSLIYILVLMPWLKFTLSTLLFLFATTSAYGRLKPLTALVLSVAVTAGVYSAFRYVLMLPLP; encoded by the coding sequence ATGCTTATCATAGAGCTGGTCGTGGCCACAGTACTCGCCGCGGCAAACATTTACCTTGGGGTTGTGTCCGTGCGCATGCCTCTCGCGGACAGGTTCTGGACAGGGTCCGGGGCATTCCCCCTCATAGTCGCGGTGGCGCTAACAGTGTGCAGCCTGATATGGGCCGCGGAATCCGCGCTGAAGCTCCGGCGAGCCAACATCAGGGATGAGCTCGATGTTTTCATCAGGCCTTTCCGGGAAGGCCGAGTGATGTGTGTCCGGTTTCTGAGCATTGTCGTGTTGAGCTTGATCTACATCTTGGTGCTCATGCCCTGGCTGAAGTTCACTCTATCCACGCTTCTGTTCTTGTTCGCGACTACCTCAGCATACGGCCGCCTGAAGCCGCTGACAGCACTGGTTCTCTCGGTTGCCGTTACTGCAGGGGTATACTCAGCTTTCCGATACGTTTTGATGCTGCCTCTGCCCTAG
- a CDS encoding substrate-binding domain-containing protein, with protein sequence MKSQLSISRRRRIRLVVRFSLVALILAGVWSVTTPPAASVDARPPARRIILATTTSAQDSGILDHLIPIFRAETGIEVDIVALGTGQALATARRGDADVVLVHSRPDEARFMAEGYGRGHWCVMYNDYVIVGPGRDPAGLRLSTSLDEAISRLASGSALFISRGDNSGTHKKELSLWEGVSIDPASLKSRRWYISAGTGMGEVLRMADEMQAYALVDRGTYLANRKALSLQVVFEGDPDLINPYSVMTINPDKLPGTHCELGHRFAEFLIAPKTQALISRFGVDKYGEPLFMPLAGKCAQLIGCDLCK encoded by the coding sequence GTGAAATCTCAGCTCTCAATCTCCCGACGCCGCAGGATCCGCCTGGTCGTGAGGTTCTCTCTAGTTGCCCTCATCTTGGCAGGCGTGTGGTCTGTCACCACCCCGCCTGCCGCATCTGTGGATGCCAGACCCCCGGCCCGTCGCATCATCCTTGCGACTACCACGAGTGCGCAGGACAGTGGGATCCTGGATCACCTCATCCCCATCTTCAGGGCTGAGACTGGGATAGAAGTGGACATAGTGGCCCTTGGCACGGGGCAGGCGCTGGCGACGGCGAGGCGGGGAGATGCTGACGTGGTCCTGGTTCATTCCAGACCAGACGAGGCCAGGTTCATGGCAGAGGGGTACGGGCGCGGCCACTGGTGCGTCATGTACAACGATTACGTGATCGTCGGGCCGGGCCGTGACCCAGCGGGACTCCGATTGTCCACCTCTCTGGACGAAGCAATAAGCCGCCTTGCTTCCGGGAGCGCGCTCTTCATCAGCCGGGGAGACAATTCGGGGACGCACAAGAAGGAGCTTTCCCTGTGGGAAGGAGTATCCATCGACCCCGCGTCGCTCAAGTCCCGGAGGTGGTACATCTCCGCCGGGACCGGAATGGGTGAAGTCCTTCGGATGGCCGATGAGATGCAGGCCTACGCTCTCGTAGATCGCGGAACCTATCTGGCGAACCGCAAGGCCCTGTCACTCCAGGTGGTGTTCGAAGGAGATCCTGACCTGATAAACCCGTACTCCGTGATGACCATCAACCCCGATAAGCTGCCGGGAACCCATTGCGAACTCGGACACAGGTTTGCGGAATTCCTGATAGCCCCGAAGACCCAGGCGCTCATCTCCCGTTTCGGGGTGGACAAGTACGGGGAACCTCTCTTCATGCCTCTGGCGGGGAAGTGCGCCCAGCTGATAGGGTGTGATCTCTGCAAGTAG
- a CDS encoding phosphoglycerate dehydrogenase, with translation MAYRILVLSKSFGAGQGRREKALQKIREAGHEVSAARIDEIPTTCDGFDAAIVGTDKIGGAFLEKVPGIASVVKFGVGVDNIDISECTKRGVLVGRLPGLNTEAVAEFALAMILSCARMIPRYDASMKARSWERTIGYPIHGRTLGIIGTGAIGRTLARFCSGLNMRILGYDSFPSAEFVQECGGCYVPLEDLLRTADFVSVHVPLTDGTRGMIRAPQLDLMKPTAFLINTARGGIVDERDLLDALERGSIAGAGLDVFEHEPPDFDGLVGHPRVVASPHVGAYTLDTLEAMEDCAIRTAVNLIQGVEITSAVNPEALEYRRGQSCS, from the coding sequence TTGGCTTACAGGATTCTCGTGTTGAGCAAGTCCTTCGGTGCTGGTCAAGGCAGGCGCGAGAAGGCTTTACAGAAGATAAGAGAGGCCGGACACGAGGTCAGCGCAGCTCGAATCGACGAGATTCCCACAACCTGTGACGGCTTCGATGCGGCCATAGTAGGTACCGACAAGATCGGAGGGGCGTTCCTGGAGAAGGTCCCGGGTATCGCTTCCGTGGTGAAGTTCGGGGTCGGTGTGGACAATATCGACATCTCGGAATGCACTAAGAGAGGGGTGCTGGTGGGCAGGCTTCCGGGCCTGAACACCGAGGCAGTGGCTGAGTTCGCGCTCGCGATGATTCTCTCGTGTGCGCGGATGATCCCTCGGTACGACGCGTCGATGAAGGCGCGGAGTTGGGAGCGGACGATAGGGTACCCAATCCACGGGCGCACTCTGGGGATTATCGGCACTGGGGCCATAGGTCGTACACTGGCAAGATTCTGCTCCGGGCTGAACATGAGGATCCTCGGATACGACTCTTTCCCATCCGCAGAGTTTGTTCAGGAGTGCGGAGGCTGTTACGTTCCTCTGGAAGACCTTCTTAGGACTGCTGATTTCGTCTCAGTTCACGTTCCGTTGACAGACGGGACCCGGGGAATGATCCGGGCACCTCAGCTCGACCTGATGAAACCCACGGCGTTCCTCATCAACACAGCCCGCGGAGGAATAGTGGACGAGCGGGACCTCCTCGATGCACTGGAAAGAGGAAGTATTGCCGGGGCTGGGCTTGACGTCTTCGAGCACGAACCGCCAGACTTCGACGGACTTGTCGGACATCCACGTGTAGTGGCCAGCCCTCACGTGGGGGCGTACACGTTAGACACACTGGAAGCCATGGAAGACTGTGCGATCAGGACTGCTGTGAACCTGATCCAGGGAGTGGAGATCACATCCGCTGTGAATCCTGAGGCCTTGGAGTATCGAAGAGGACAATCGTGCAGTTGA
- a CDS encoding tripartite tricarboxylate transporter substrate binding protein yields the protein MRCRTLGRFIMLASLALMICLASTGLVGASTDWPKRPITLIIPFAPGGATDLVARALKPHMEKVLGVPMAATNMAGAATAVGHKFVWDAPHDGYTLLTQPTDITSIAVMDQYKSTYKDWHVLGVAVAVPAVFVVHPDSPYKTIQDMVADMMKRQITVSVAARGCAWTRAIMLFSNVLGTKPPQLVPMGGGNPAAVSAMKKEVDVGACGLPEAIDLIMGKKLRVLGFWGAEDVEVPGYGIIQSIAKSYPQLAEFLPFGGWVGMSYPKDTPAAILEKAQKAYDYAVSTPEFTKFVKDSYFALVGLTGPAAADYVAKSTSVNAWLLYDLQIAPISPAEFGIPRP from the coding sequence ATGCGATGCAGGACTCTCGGTAGGTTCATCATGCTGGCTTCGCTGGCTCTCATGATCTGCCTTGCCAGTACCGGCCTGGTCGGTGCATCCACCGATTGGCCGAAGCGCCCGATTACACTCATCATACCGTTTGCTCCAGGCGGAGCCACAGACCTCGTCGCCCGTGCGCTCAAACCTCACATGGAGAAGGTTCTCGGAGTCCCCATGGCTGCCACCAACATGGCAGGAGCCGCTACTGCTGTCGGGCACAAGTTCGTCTGGGATGCTCCCCATGACGGTTACACTCTATTGACGCAGCCCACCGACATTACCAGTATCGCTGTCATGGACCAGTACAAGTCGACCTACAAAGACTGGCACGTTCTCGGGGTCGCTGTCGCTGTCCCAGCTGTGTTCGTGGTCCATCCGGATTCCCCATACAAGACGATCCAGGACATGGTGGCTGACATGATGAAGCGGCAGATAACGGTGTCTGTGGCTGCACGCGGATGCGCTTGGACCAGAGCCATCATGCTGTTCTCCAACGTGCTGGGCACCAAACCTCCGCAGCTCGTCCCCATGGGTGGGGGCAACCCTGCCGCAGTCTCAGCCATGAAGAAAGAAGTGGACGTCGGAGCGTGTGGGCTTCCTGAGGCGATAGATCTCATAATGGGCAAGAAACTCAGAGTCCTGGGCTTCTGGGGAGCGGAGGACGTTGAGGTCCCTGGATACGGCATAATCCAGTCTATAGCGAAGTCTTATCCCCAGTTGGCCGAGTTCCTCCCCTTCGGAGGCTGGGTGGGCATGTCTTATCCGAAGGACACGCCAGCCGCCATATTGGAGAAAGCGCAGAAGGCATACGACTATGCCGTTTCCACCCCAGAGTTCACTAAGTTCGTGAAAGACAGTTACTTCGCCTTGGTTGGACTGACAGGGCCCGCAGCGGCAGATTACGTTGCGAAGAGCACATCAGTCAACGCGTGGCTGCTTTACGATCTCCAGATCGCACCCATATCTCCGGCCGAATTCGGTATACCCAGGCCATAA
- a CDS encoding tripartite tricarboxylate transporter permease, giving the protein MFEAFGMVGAAFAPASLAYLFFGCLLGIMVGALPGLTATMAVSLLVSLTYSLSSTSALAVLISVYLGAIYGGSRSAILLNVPGTPSSAATALDGFPLAKRGEGAYASILATTVSASGGIVGLAALVFATPLIAALSLKFGVWEYFWLAMFGIAISANLTTTSFVKGLIAGLIGLFVSYVGMDEIHGYPRFIFGYQNLIGGISLVPAMIGLFGFAEAADAIMNPATHLIRETGAKRESAVEMAVRSFRMVASKWSLFVRSAAIGTLIGAIPGVGPDIASWTAYGAAKRASKHPEEFGHGSYEGLIASETANNAATSGVFIPLLTLGIPGCAVTAVIIGAMRLHGLRPGPTFFFDTPGMVGFIAAALLITNIFIQLQGMGLTRLITKVLEAPVGAVMPVVIVLSVVGSYAISIRMFDVYTMLAFGLLGLVMRRLKIPSAPLALGIILGPLADLSFRRAMYAGRYSLAPFFTRPISAVLAASLAVMVLGPVVAGMIRRARKARE; this is encoded by the coding sequence GTGTTCGAGGCATTCGGGATGGTAGGTGCTGCCTTTGCACCTGCATCCCTGGCATACCTCTTCTTTGGATGTCTACTCGGCATCATGGTCGGCGCTCTGCCGGGGCTTACGGCCACAATGGCGGTGTCGCTCCTCGTATCGCTGACTTACAGTCTGTCTTCCACGTCTGCCCTTGCCGTGCTGATCTCGGTGTACTTGGGAGCCATATATGGAGGTTCAAGGTCGGCGATCCTTCTCAATGTGCCAGGGACTCCGTCTTCTGCTGCGACTGCGCTCGACGGGTTTCCACTAGCCAAACGGGGCGAGGGAGCATACGCATCCATACTGGCCACCACTGTCTCAGCATCCGGAGGCATAGTGGGGTTGGCGGCCCTCGTTTTCGCAACGCCCCTCATTGCGGCGTTGTCTTTGAAGTTCGGGGTGTGGGAGTACTTCTGGCTGGCTATGTTCGGAATAGCGATATCCGCCAACCTGACTACCACATCGTTCGTGAAAGGCCTTATAGCCGGCCTGATCGGCCTGTTCGTCTCGTATGTGGGAATGGACGAGATACACGGATACCCAAGGTTCATATTCGGATACCAGAACCTCATCGGTGGGATATCCCTGGTCCCTGCCATGATAGGGCTCTTCGGGTTTGCTGAGGCGGCTGATGCGATTATGAACCCCGCGACTCATCTCATAAGGGAAACCGGCGCCAAACGAGAGAGCGCGGTTGAGATGGCCGTCCGGAGCTTCCGCATGGTCGCATCCAAATGGAGCCTATTCGTTAGGTCCGCTGCAATTGGCACGCTGATAGGAGCAATTCCCGGCGTGGGGCCTGACATAGCTTCGTGGACTGCCTACGGAGCTGCGAAACGGGCCAGCAAGCACCCTGAGGAGTTCGGCCACGGGAGCTATGAAGGACTCATTGCCAGTGAGACGGCGAACAACGCTGCCACGAGTGGAGTCTTCATTCCCCTGCTCACACTGGGCATACCGGGCTGTGCTGTCACTGCAGTGATCATCGGCGCCATGAGACTGCACGGATTGAGGCCAGGTCCCACGTTCTTCTTCGATACCCCAGGCATGGTGGGGTTCATAGCTGCGGCACTCCTAATCACCAACATCTTCATTCAGCTTCAGGGGATGGGACTGACTCGTCTCATCACCAAGGTGCTGGAAGCCCCGGTAGGCGCGGTAATGCCTGTTGTGATAGTGCTGTCTGTAGTGGGGTCATATGCGATCAGCATCCGCATGTTTGATGTCTACACCATGCTTGCGTTCGGCCTCCTGGGACTTGTGATGAGGAGACTCAAGATTCCTTCCGCACCCCTCGCGCTCGGCATCATCCTCGGGCCGCTGGCTGACCTGAGCTTCAGGCGGGCGATGTACGCGGGACGCTACTCTCTTGCTCCGTTCTTCACAAGACCGATTTCGGCCGTGCTCGCCGCCAGCCTTGCCGTGATGGTTCTCGGGCCTGTGGTCGCCGGCATGATACGAAGAGCGAGGAAGGCCCGGGAGTGA
- a CDS encoding GyrI-like domain-containing protein, translating to MSELDLRRELKHLFSPSPRAFELVDVPELNMLMIDGAGSPEGQRFQDAVQALYSVAYTLKFSIKKSHGIQYQVMPLEGLWWTDEEGLDLEQREDWLWTLMIIQPEFITSEMVGAAMQQARQKKGPASLDGVRLERFHERLCVQTMHIGPYSAEAPTIARMHEFMEANGYRPRGRHHEIYLGDPRRAAPEKLKTVLRHAVECM from the coding sequence ATGAGCGAGCTAGATCTGAGGCGGGAGTTGAAGCACTTGTTCAGCCCGTCTCCGCGGGCGTTTGAGCTGGTGGATGTGCCTGAGCTGAACATGCTCATGATTGATGGCGCGGGGAGCCCTGAGGGACAGAGATTCCAGGATGCCGTCCAGGCACTCTACTCCGTTGCGTACACCCTTAAGTTTTCTATCAAGAAGAGCCACGGCATCCAGTACCAAGTCATGCCCTTGGAGGGTCTTTGGTGGACGGATGAGGAGGGTCTCGACCTGGAGCAGCGTGAAGACTGGCTCTGGACCTTGATGATCATACAGCCCGAGTTCATAACCTCCGAAATGGTGGGCGCCGCAATGCAGCAGGCGAGGCAGAAGAAAGGCCCGGCGAGCCTGGATGGGGTGAGGCTCGAGCGTTTCCACGAGCGATTGTGCGTACAAACCATGCACATCGGGCCCTATTCCGCAGAGGCCCCGACAATAGCCCGGATGCACGAGTTCATGGAGGCGAACGGATACCGGCCTCGAGGCAGGCATCACGAAATCTATCTCGGGGATCCCAGGCGGGCCGCACCGGAGAAGCTCAAGACGGTACTGAGGCACGCCGTGGAGTGCATGTGA
- a CDS encoding dihydrodipicolinate synthase family protein, with amino-acid sequence MAARLGKKAIGGVIPPTITAFTPTGEVYEKGIRDTVDFLLPNVDGLFICGTYGSGLIMTVGQRKRAAEIFIQHVAGRVPVIVQVGIADTESAVELAKHAEVAGADAVASIAPYYYNYTQSELKAYYKALIDAVDIPVYAYNNPKTSGNPLSAGLIKELASYGLSGLKDSSFDMVQFYKFASAIEDPDFRLIVGTEAIMYPALMAGAAGCVSGVANVYPEKVKALYSAVVDGRYEEATSLQYLILAIRDTIKLGPTIAICHDILKMRGVDAGVVRSPFLPTEEDVRSKVRAALEAMGLL; translated from the coding sequence ATGGCAGCTCGACTCGGGAAGAAGGCTATAGGAGGGGTTATCCCGCCCACCATCACGGCCTTTACACCAACGGGAGAGGTCTACGAGAAGGGTATCAGAGACACAGTTGACTTTCTGCTGCCGAACGTGGATGGTCTGTTCATCTGTGGTACTTACGGCTCAGGTCTCATAATGACAGTGGGCCAGCGAAAACGAGCCGCGGAGATCTTCATCCAACATGTCGCGGGCAGAGTCCCGGTGATTGTCCAGGTGGGCATCGCGGACACCGAGAGTGCTGTGGAACTGGCCAAGCACGCGGAGGTTGCCGGGGCCGACGCAGTGGCCAGCATCGCGCCTTACTACTACAACTACACGCAGTCAGAACTGAAAGCCTACTACAAGGCACTCATAGACGCAGTTGACATACCTGTCTACGCTTACAACAACCCCAAGACCTCTGGGAACCCGCTGAGTGCCGGGCTGATCAAAGAGCTAGCTTCTTACGGATTGTCAGGTCTAAAGGATTCGTCCTTCGATATGGTCCAGTTCTACAAATTCGCCAGCGCCATTGAAGACCCGGATTTCCGGTTGATAGTCGGAACAGAGGCCATTATGTACCCTGCCCTGATGGCCGGGGCCGCTGGATGCGTGTCCGGTGTGGCCAATGTCTACCCCGAAAAGGTGAAAGCGCTCTACTCCGCAGTGGTTGATGGAAGATACGAGGAAGCGACATCTCTTCAGTACCTGATTCTTGCCATCCGCGACACCATAAAGCTGGGCCCGACAATCGCCATATGCCACGACATCCTGAAGATGAGGGGCGTTGATGCCGGCGTGGTGCGAAGCCCCTTCCTCCCCACAGAAGAGGATGTCCGGAGCAAAGTGCGGGCCGCCTTGGAGGCAATGGGTCTGCTGTAG
- a CDS encoding isochorismatase family protein — MKCPSFVIRPDNAAVLSVDHQDKVLEHVQDHETVLSQAVNLVKVARLAGVAVMKIEHCPDKLGPTNRVLAEAMGPVPAYPKVTWSAFRNSEIEAAVSALGVRQLIIFGVECHICVCQTTLDALDLGYQVFVVADAASSIKPMDRDIALARVRAAGAYVTTAQAAAFELIERADTDLFRRAHPILKLM; from the coding sequence TTGAAGTGCCCTTCCTTCGTCATCCGTCCTGACAACGCCGCCGTGCTCTCCGTTGACCACCAGGACAAGGTCCTCGAGCACGTGCAGGACCACGAGACCGTGTTGTCCCAGGCTGTCAACTTGGTGAAAGTCGCTCGCCTTGCCGGGGTGGCAGTCATGAAAATCGAACACTGCCCGGACAAACTGGGCCCGACCAACCGGGTTCTCGCGGAGGCCATGGGCCCCGTCCCGGCCTACCCCAAGGTCACGTGGAGCGCCTTCCGCAACTCTGAGATCGAGGCGGCAGTCTCCGCTCTGGGCGTGAGGCAGTTGATCATCTTCGGAGTGGAGTGCCACATATGCGTGTGCCAGACGACCCTGGATGCCCTGGACCTGGGTTATCAGGTATTCGTGGTGGCAGACGCTGCTTCATCCATAAAACCCATGGACCGGGATATCGCGCTCGCCCGGGTGCGGGCCGCCGGGGCCTATGTGACCACAGCCCAGGCCGCAGCATTTGAGCTCATTGAGCGCGCGGACACCGACCTGTTCCGGCGCGCGCATCCCATCCTGAAGCTCATGTAG
- a CDS encoding FadR family transcriptional regulator, whose amino-acid sequence MLRQASKVTLYDDVVAQLQELVARGDLKPGDRLPAERELSSQLGVSRATLREALKGLELMGVIKIKHGDGTFIREDINARLVSQPLRFISPAQSSLMVELLETRQAIESTAARLAAQRVQDDDIAGLRHELSEMRKALAKGDTAEVSKHDLEFHLALCKASRNSILYQVERSIQNMLLEAMETTIFIPSALQSAIEYHDKILAAVENRDAEAAFTLMLDHLRAVQRDIQESTTDSRDHAEQQ is encoded by the coding sequence ATGTTACGACAAGCCTCCAAAGTCACTCTCTACGATGACGTTGTTGCGCAGCTACAGGAGCTGGTCGCCCGGGGGGACCTCAAACCAGGCGATAGGTTGCCTGCAGAGAGGGAACTCTCGTCACAACTCGGTGTGAGCCGTGCGACTCTGAGGGAGGCTCTCAAAGGCTTGGAGCTAATGGGAGTCATCAAGATAAAGCACGGAGATGGAACATTCATCAGGGAAGACATCAACGCCAGGCTGGTATCGCAACCTCTCCGCTTCATATCTCCTGCACAGAGCAGCCTCATGGTGGAATTGCTCGAGACCCGTCAGGCCATCGAGTCAACCGCCGCCAGGCTTGCTGCCCAGAGGGTCCAGGATGATGATATAGCCGGTCTCAGGCACGAGCTCAGCGAAATGAGGAAAGCGCTCGCCAAAGGCGACACTGCTGAAGTCTCAAAGCACGATCTGGAGTTTCACCTGGCACTGTGCAAGGCATCCAGGAACTCCATTCTCTATCAGGTGGAGAGGAGCATACAAAACATGCTTCTCGAGGCTATGGAGACCACGATATTCATCCCCAGCGCCTTGCAGTCTGCCATCGAATACCACGACAAGATCTTAGCCGCTGTTGAAAACAGAGATGCGGAGGCGGCGTTCACACTGATGCTTGATCATCTCAGAGCGGTACAGCGTGACATCCAGGAGAGCACTACAGACAGTCGGGACCACGCTGAACAGCAATAG